One genomic segment of Candidatus Melainabacteria bacterium includes these proteins:
- the glnA gene encoding type I glutamate--ammonia ligase — MNTSKNPTNEEIMKLARANDIKFVRLQFIDIFGIVKNLAIPVEQLDKALNNEVMLDGSSIKGFQRIERSDLYFYPDKSTFRILPWRPSEGKVARLVCDIYDPDGKPFPGCPRNNLKRILAQVEKELGYTMNVGPECEFFLFNKDQSGNPTIDPSDVAAYFDVEPLDIGQSVRREIIYTLEEMGFEIEASHHEVAIGQHEIDFKYEDALSTADNIATFRWVTKAVASKHGMHATFMPKPIFGQNGSGMHCNQSLSKDGKNIFFDASTPDKLSKEMKWYIGGLLKNIRGICAVTNPLVNSYKRLVPGYEAPVYIAWSPGNRSALCRVPDKRGSSTRVELRSPDPSANPYLVIACMLIAGLDGMKNKIEPPPPINRNIYRLDPKEKEELGVDSLPGTLEEALREFEKSKIAKIALGDHIYDQFKALKWSEWDEYRIQVTGWEENRYLRVY, encoded by the coding sequence ATGAATACATCAAAAAATCCAACAAACGAAGAAATCATGAAATTAGCAAGAGCAAATGATATTAAGTTTGTCCGCCTCCAATTTATTGATATTTTTGGCATTGTAAAAAATCTTGCTATTCCTGTAGAGCAGCTAGATAAAGCTTTAAACAATGAAGTAATGCTTGATGGAAGTTCTATAAAAGGTTTTCAAAGAATTGAAAGATCTGATCTTTATTTTTATCCGGATAAAAGTACTTTTAGAATTTTGCCCTGGAGGCCGTCTGAAGGCAAAGTCGCAAGACTTGTTTGTGATATTTATGATCCAGATGGCAAGCCATTTCCAGGATGTCCTAGAAATAATTTAAAAAGAATTTTAGCACAAGTTGAAAAAGAACTTGGCTATACCATGAACGTAGGACCAGAGTGTGAGTTCTTTTTATTTAATAAAGATCAAAGTGGTAATCCGACAATTGATCCAAGTGATGTAGCTGCATATTTTGATGTAGAACCACTTGATATAGGTCAATCAGTAAGAAGAGAAATAATTTATACACTTGAAGAAATGGGTTTTGAAATAGAAGCATCTCACCATGAAGTTGCAATTGGGCAACATGAGATTGACTTTAAATATGAGGACGCACTAAGTACTGCAGACAACATTGCAACATTTAGGTGGGTTACAAAGGCAGTTGCATCAAAGCATGGAATGCATGCTACTTTTATGCCAAAACCAATATTTGGACAAAATGGATCTGGAATGCACTGTAACCAATCTCTCTCAAAAGATGGTAAGAATATTTTCTTTGATGCAAGTACACCAGACAAATTAAGCAAGGAAATGAAATGGTATATTGGAGGGCTTTTAAAAAATATTCGTGGTATTTGTGCAGTAACAAATCCTCTTGTAAACAGTTATAAGAGATTAGTGCCTGGCTATGAAGCACCTGTTTATATTGCATGGTCACCAGGAAACAGATCAGCACTTTGTAGAGTACCTGATAAAAGAGGAAGCTCCACGCGGGTAGAACTTAGATCGCCAGATCCATCAGCAAATCCATATCTAGTAATAGCTTGTATGCTTATAGCTGGACTGGATGGTATGAAAAATAAAATTGAACCGCCGCCGCCAATAAATAGAAATATTTATCGCTTGGATCCAAAAGAAAAGGAAGAGCTCGGTGTTGACAGTCTACCAGGCACTCTTGAAGAAGCTTTGAGAGAATTTGAAAAAAGCAAGATTGCAAAAATTGCTCTTGGAGATCATATTTATGATCAATTTAAAGCCTTAAAATGGTCTGAGTGGGATGAATATAGAATTCAAGTAACAGGCTGGGAAGAAAATAGATACTTGAGAGTATATTAA
- the atpC gene encoding ATP synthase F1 subunit epsilon, with product MPKTIHLKVITPNAIVLDTDVEQIIARTVDGEIGILPDHIPLFTPLTTAPFQYWAGSERKVAAVLGGMIEVSKQGVTVLSDHAALAEDIDILVAEKEKELAEARIAQKKDKLDVQKAELDLNRLLVMLEAAELAKRLKNIRS from the coding sequence ATGCCAAAGACAATTCATTTAAAAGTTATTACTCCAAATGCAATAGTTCTTGATACTGATGTAGAACAAATAATTGCAAGAACTGTTGATGGAGAAATTGGGATTTTGCCAGATCATATTCCTCTTTTTACTCCACTAACCACAGCACCTTTTCAATATTGGGCAGGCAGTGAAAGAAAAGTTGCAGCAGTCCTAGGTGGAATGATAGAAGTCTCAAAACAAGGAGTAACTGTTTTATCAGATCATGCTGCACTAGCAGAAGATATTGATATCTTAGTAGCAGAAAAAGAAAAAGAACTAGCAGAAGCAAGAATTGCTCAGAAAAAAGATAAATTAGATGTACAAAAAGCTGAGTTAGATTTAAACAGATTGCTTGTAATGCTTGAAGCAGCTGAATTAGCAAAAAGGTTAAAAAATATTAGAAGCTAA
- a CDS encoding GNAT family N-acetyltransferase translates to MFKIRSPQPADYEKLKELFKDNSVLKPDFINKLVYSMQDFIPYNFRYLPSIHVAIEEKNILGYIILQSLSKPNNCWQINEVFVQDEVRNKGIGEELLRYVLSLYGGHGVEHFLAEIDSQNFPALSLFHECGFRRYTKVGFYEKEINVKEFSNVPLLDNDFIIQPQTNNDLTELEKLELSSIPPDLRPALGHSKEYFKNKKEALVLIDKKRNLIIGWTHVQKINNNCHCIELLVSPGWNHLYHQFLSVIVCDFIGAKGAYCNTPLQLTIKANDYITELCELLNKLGFVRTEVKELLVKTIWQKVKERKSKLANVGAPSIAPT, encoded by the coding sequence ATGTTCAAAATTAGATCGCCACAACCAGCTGATTATGAAAAGCTAAAAGAATTATTTAAAGATAATTCTGTACTAAAACCTGATTTTATTAACAAATTAGTTTATTCAATGCAAGACTTTATTCCATACAACTTTCGTTATTTACCAAGCATACATGTTGCAATAGAAGAAAAAAATATTCTTGGGTACATAATTTTACAATCTTTATCAAAGCCAAACAACTGCTGGCAGATTAATGAGGTTTTTGTTCAAGATGAAGTAAGAAACAAAGGTATTGGTGAAGAGCTTTTAAGGTATGTACTTTCTTTATATGGTGGTCATGGAGTTGAACATTTTCTTGCAGAAATTGATTCACAAAACTTTCCAGCATTGTCATTATTTCATGAGTGTGGTTTTAGGAGATATACAAAGGTTGGATTTTATGAAAAAGAAATTAATGTAAAAGAATTTTCTAATGTACCTTTGCTTGATAATGATTTTATAATTCAGCCTCAGACAAATAATGATCTTACAGAACTTGAAAAGTTAGAACTTTCTTCAATACCACCAGACTTAAGACCAGCATTGGGACATTCTAAAGAATATTTTAAAAATAAAAAAGAAGCTTTAGTCTTAATTGATAAGAAAAGAAATCTCATTATAGGCTGGACGCATGTTCAAAAAATAAACAACAATTGTCATTGTATAGAATTATTAGTTAGTCCAGGATGGAATCATTTGTATCATCAGTTTTTAAGTGTAATAGTTTGTGACTTCATTGGTGCTAAAGGGGCGTATTGCAATACACCTCTACAACTTACAATAAAAGCAAATGACTATATAACTGAACTTTGTGAACTATTAAATAAATTAGGTTTTGTTAGAACTGAGGTAAAAGAATTGTTAGTCAAAACTATTTGGCAAAAAGTAAAGGAAAGAAAAAGCAAACTTGCAAATGTTGGAGCTCCTTCTATAGCACCTACGTAA
- the rsmG gene encoding 16S rRNA (guanine(527)-N(7))-methyltransferase RsmG: protein MIETFGDFKNACNNFGIEINNNQLDLFKKYYEILIEWNKKINLISRKQEDFILEKHFLDSIIFLPESEDLCRGVLQYAPTVLDIGSGGGFPAIPLAIMKVDWHFTLCESIRKKTIFLTHLVKELGLKNVEIVNDRIETLHATSLHKFDLITARAVAKLDKLIKYSLPLLKKGGYLIAYKSKNLEEIKNVKKQIFTKEINGIIRKLVVISF, encoded by the coding sequence ATGATAGAAACTTTTGGAGATTTTAAAAACGCTTGTAATAATTTTGGCATTGAAATCAATAATAATCAACTAGATCTTTTTAAAAAGTACTATGAGATATTAATTGAATGGAATAAAAAGATTAATTTAATATCCCGTAAGCAAGAAGACTTCATTCTTGAAAAACATTTTCTAGATTCAATAATTTTTTTGCCAGAGAGCGAAGATTTGTGTAGGGGCGTATTGCAATACGCCCCTACAGTGTTGGATATTGGTTCTGGCGGAGGTTTTCCAGCAATTCCTCTTGCCATAATGAAAGTAGATTGGCATTTTACATTATGTGAATCAATAAGGAAGAAAACAATTTTTTTAACACATCTTGTAAAAGAATTAGGTCTTAAGAATGTGGAGATTGTAAATGATCGTATAGAGACGTTGCACGCAACGTCTCTACACAAATTTGATTTGATTACTGCACGTGCAGTTGCAAAACTAGATAAATTAATTAAATATTCATTACCTCTTTTAAAAAAAGGTGGTTATCTAATTGCATACAAATCAAAAAATCTAGAAGAAATAAAAAATGTAAAAAAACAAATATTCACAAAAGAAATAAATGGGATTATTAGAAAACTTGTTGTTATTAGCTTCTAA